One genomic window of Manihot esculenta cultivar AM560-2 chromosome 16, M.esculenta_v8, whole genome shotgun sequence includes the following:
- the LOC110610669 gene encoding O-fucosyltransferase 23 produces MDLPSKHPRFFGRHLNSVACKCVALVVILLFLRVVLLPSFSGFDSINHNNAQLTRSRSLSLESKYGIRRDKFLEVPQIVWGLNNQKIAFARASLTARMLNRTLLMPSLSASLFYKELDRLQPISFDKVFQFERFNSLCNGFVQLGQYSFLRNQTGVSELQKGSGRKWTIERDLDQLRQFSKDPYDKYEVIRIVGKNPFLWHDHWPVKDYARVFECLVLVEEIEREASKVVAKIREVGREISGQTKSGQNSIDSDGSSLQAVPYVAVHMRIEIDWVIHCRKLEQRSKMSQICSSKEEIMERVGNIAGLKAPMVVYLAVADSLLEDPSILTGWRDGLLPFEKKKLRVDGIYKKHPYLIQSAIDYEVCLRADVFVGNSFSTFSSLIALERTQKMIRMGITSSCGTHVRWPSYAYNILGESNGPQRWMTNMSDSSLKAISYGTNIISC; encoded by the coding sequence ATGGACTTACCCTCGAAGCATCCAAGATTCTTTGGCAGACATTTGAATTCTGTGGCATGTAAATGCGTTGCTTTGGTTGTTATCTTGCTGTTTCTTAGGGTTGTACTGCTTCCTTCATTCTCTGGTTTTGATAGCATCAATCATAATAATGCCCAATTGACTCGTAGCCGCTCTCTGTCATTGGAATCTAAGTATGGAATTCGTAGAGATAAGTTCCTGGAGGTTCCTCAGATAGTTTGGGGACTTAACAATCAAAAGATAGCATTTGCAAGAGCTAGTCTCACAGCTAGAATGCTGAACAGAACTCTTTTAATGCCCAGCTTGAGTGCTTCGCTGTTCTATAAGGAACTAGATCGCTTGCAGCCTATTTCCTTTGACAAGGTGTTCCAATTTGAGAGGTTTAATTCTCTTTGTAATGGGTTTGTACAGTTGGGCCAGTATTCTTTTCTTAGAAATCAGACTGGAGTTTCTGAGCTTCAGAAAGGAAGTGGAAGGAAGTGGACAATAGAGAGAGATTTGGATCAGTTGAGACAATTTAGCAAGGACCCATACGATAAATATGAGGTTATTCGAATAGTTGGAAAAAACCCATTTCTGTGGCATGATCATTGGCCGGTTAAGGATTATGCCAGGGTCTTTGAATGCTTGGTTTTGGTTGAAGAGATAGAAAGGGAAGCATCTAAAGTTGTGGCAAAAATTAGAGAAGTAGGAAGAGAAATAAGTGGCCAAACTAAATCTGGTCAAAATAGTATTGATTCAGATGGTTCTTCATTGCAGGCGGTGCCTTATGTAGCAGTTCATATGAGGATAGAGATAGACTGGGTGATCCACTGTAGGAAGTTAGAACAAAGGTCAAAAATGAGCCAAATTTGTAGTAGCAAGGAGGAGATTATGGAGCGAGTGGGGAACATTGCGGGCCTGAAAGCTCCTATGGTTGTTTATCTTGCTGTCGCTGATAGTCTTCTTGAAGATCCTTCTATACTCACTGGTTGGAGGGATGGTTTGCTTCCTTTTGAGAAGAAGAAACTGAGAGTTGATGGAATTTACAAGAAGCACCCATATCTCATTCAATCAGCAATAGATTATGAAGTGTGCTTAAGGGCTGATGTATTTGTTGGGAACAGTTTCTCAACATTTTCAAGCCTCATTGCTCTTGAGAGAACACAGAAGATGATTAGAATGGGCATCACAAGTTCGTGTGGCACACATGTGAGATGGCCTTCTTATGCATATAATATACTAGGTGAATCAAATGGACCTCAAAGATGGATGACAAATATGTCTGATTCAAGTCTTAAAGCAATCAGCTATGGTACTAATATCATCTCCTGCTGA
- the LOC122722072 gene encoding uncharacterized protein LOC122722072: protein MQVIRPPFPERFAQSKREKEKKEILKIFRKVQVNIPLLETIKKIPKYAKFLKDLWTNKRKLYGHEKIKVGENVSVVLQRKFPQKYKDKGMFVISRKFGNLEIKKAMCDLGASINIMPLSVYLSLDAADFFVLVMEEDSSSNSTDLLLGRPFLSTARMKIDMQEGTLTMEFDGEEVKFNVYDVMKYSDDNFSLCSIDIINPLAQETFKLSKEDKLEVVLTENLTMDCLDNSTLQFNEEIIETVYSLDTLSHKAPKLKLKTLPTHLKYAFLGSNNTLPIIITSKLNPLKAMKFIWLLNEYKDGSG, encoded by the exons ATGCAAGTAATACGTCCACCTTTTCCTGAAAGATTTGCTCAATccaaaagagaaaaggaaaagaaagagatcTTAAAGATCTTTCGCAAAGTCCAGGTGAATATACCACTTCttgaaaccataaagaaaataCCTAAGTAtgcgaaatttctaaaagacctttggactaataaaagaaaattatatggtCACGAAAAGATTAAAGTAGGGGAGAATGTATCAGTTGTACTTCAAAGAAAGTTTCcacaaaaatataaagataaaggCATGTTTGTAATATCACGTAAATTTGGAaaccttgaaatcaagaaggcaatgtgtgatttaggagctTCCATAAATATTATGCCTCTGTCagtttatttgtctttggatgcag caGACTTCTTTGTcttggttatggaagaggacagTTCATCCAACTCGACAGATTTATTGCTAGGAAGACCATTCCTTAGCACAGCTAGAATGAAGATCGACATGCAAGAAGGCACGCTGACGATGGAGTTTGATGGAGAAGAggtaaaatttaatgtctatgatgtaATGAAGTATtctgatgataatttttctctttgcagcATAGACATTATTAATCCTCTCGCTCAAGAAACATTTAAATTAAGCAAGGAAGACAAGTTGGAGGTAGTTTTAACCGAAAACTTGACAATGGACTGTCTTGACAATAGCACATTGCAATTCAATGAAGAAATCATAGAAACAGTCTACTCATTGGACACTTTGAGCCACAAAGCACCAAAACTTAAGTTGAAAACACTTCCAACTCATTTGAAATATGCATTTTTGGGAAGTAATAACACACTTCCAATCATAATCACCTCCAAGTTGAATCCTTTAAAAGCAATGAAGTTCATTTGGTTGCTGAATGAATACAAAGATGGAAGTGGATGA